A stretch of DNA from Candidatus Bathyarchaeota archaeon:
TGGAGGAGAAGGTTGGAGGTTAAAACCTGCAACTTGGGTTCCTAAACCACTTTTGAAAATTAATAACAAAACTTTGATTGACCATCAGATTACTTGGCTTCGTTCACATGGTTTTGATAACATTATCGTAGCATCAAACCGTTCTGACCTAACTAAAGAGCCTGTTAAATATTCGATAGAAGAAGAAAGTCTAGGCACAGGTGGAGCAACACGCAAAGCTTTCCAAGACGTCAAAGGAAAAGTAGCATACGTAATGAATGTAGACGATCTCGTATTTTATGATCCCAACGAATTGTTTGATTATGCAGGAAAAGGAGCAGGGCTATTATTAGCTAAACCTCAAATTCCCTTTGGAAAAGTAACCTTAGCTAACGGTATAGATGTTATCCGTTTTCAGGCAAGACAAACCCTTGATTTTTACGTTAGCACTGGACATTACGTGTTCAAACGAAGTGTCGTAGAATCCCTGTTCCCTGAAACAGGAGATTTTGAATTTACAGCAATGCAACGAATAGCAGACAAAAAGTCACTTCAAGGATACACATACCATGGCATGTGGTTTACTCTGAACACAATGAAAGACCTAATGGATATTCGCAGATTCTTCAAAGAGTAAAGGGACAAGCATGAAAATTTTAGCTTTAATTGGCAGCCCCAGACAAGGGGGCAACACCGATTTGCTGGTAAACAGGCTGCTAGACGGAGCTAAATCAAATGGATACGATACCGAAAAGCTGTACTTGTATGATTACAACATTTCTTTGTGTACTGACTGCCGAAACTGCAAAAAAGGGGATTACGTTTGCTGCATCAACGATGAAATGTCAACGTTTTATGACGCCATGGAATCTGCAGATGTTATTGTTTTTGGTACTCCGATTTATTGGTATGGACCTACCGCGAAAATGAAAATGTTGATTGATCGTATGCGGCCATTTGTTGAGAACAAAAAGTTAGCAGGAAAACGTGCTGTTATCGTTTCTCCATCTGCGGAAGGACCAGTTGCATGTGAACCGATGCAGGACATGTTTGAACGAATGTTTGTATACATCAAGGTCAAACTTGCAGGTACAGTTTTTGGTAAAGCATACAATAAAGGCGATATTACAAAAGACCAAACAGAATTAGGCAAGGCTTACACTCTTGGAGCATCTTTGTAGGCACCTGTGTTCCAGGATTAACATTGTACATTAAGGTTTTTTGTGTAAAAAAGCTTGGGCTATGTAGCTTAGAATTTGTTGTTTGTTTTTGTTCTTTTTTGTTTACAGAAGACTGCAACGGTTAGTGTTACTGCTAGAACTAGCAACACCAAGGTTTGGGGGATTTCGGGGATAATTATTGGGGTTGGGTTGTCTAGGAAAGTTATATCGTTTCCTGTTGTTTGTATGACTATTGAACCAGAGTTTATTGTGCAGTAGGTTGTTACGTTTTTTGTTTCAAGGGTTTGTAAGGTTTCGTTATGAGGATGACCATATTTGTTGTTTAGTCCAGCGCTTATGATTGCGTATTTAGGGTTAGTTATATCAAGTAAAGTTTGGCTGGTTGCTGTTTTGCTTCCGTGGTGTCCAATTTTTAGGACATCACATTGAAGGCTGCTTACAGAGGAAATTAGCATGCTGTTCTCAGCTGGGGTTTCCGCGTCTCCAGTGAAAAGAAAGGATATGTTTCCGGTTTGAAGTTTGGTTACGATGCTGTTGTCGTTTTGGTGACTGAATTCAAGGGGCTGAACGGGGTTAAGGACGGTTAGGTTTGTGGTTTGTGTTAAGATGTAGATTTGTCCTCTTTGGGCTACAGTGAGATTATGAGGTTGTGCAGCTGAAACAAAGTTTGTGTATGTTGCAGAAGTGTAGGTTTGATTGTTATAAAGAACTGTGTCGATGGTAATGTTTGAGTTAAGTACGCCAACTAGGCCGCCGATGTGATCTTCGTGTGCATGGGTTGCGAGGACTAGATGAATGTGGGTTATGTTCAAATTTGCAAGGTAGTTCAATACAGTTTGAGTTGCTGATTTGGAACCAGCGTCAATGAGTACGTCTTTTTCGTGGGTGTCTATGAATATGCTGTCCCCTTGTCCCACATCGATAAAGTGTATAGTTACATTGGTTTCAGCCTCGGGGTAAGTTAATGGAATATTGTATGAAAACAATGCGAAAACAAGTATGACAATTAGGACGGTTTTTGTATTGTTCACTGGTTCAGTCGCTTCCATCCTTGTTTAGTTGGAGTTTCTGAATTGTTTTCAAAAACAGTTTTTTCTCCACATTTACAGATGGCATGAATTTTCATGGTTCCTTTACATGTTTTGTGCACTGAGCCTTTCAACACTTCAATTTTGGGTTTACAAGTAACGCTTTTTTGTACATAAAAAATGCCTAGCGGTCTTTTGCATTTCCCGCATCTAAGGGTTAACTGTTGTCCGCGTTGATGGTCAATCTTGCCCAAAACAAACACCGTTAACTACAGTAACAGGTCATACCTAAAAAGATTCAATCATAGACAAGATAAAATTTTTATGTTGCAGATAACCATCAAAAAATACGGTTTGATAATTGATTTTGGGATTTGTTTTTTTAAATAATCTATAATCCGGTTTAGGCTACGTTTTGTACCGGCAGTAAAATAAAGAAACTGTCAGGATTTGTCACTAAAATGTGGATTTCAATAATCTGACCGAAATGTTGTTAGAGGATTGTTTGAATTTTTACGGGTTTAGTTTTTGTTTTTGATAATATTGTTTCGAGTTCGTTGAAGTGCTTTAGTACCATCAATCCTTGTTCGGTTACATCGTAGACTATGTTTTTGTTTTTTAGGCTGTTTTCTACAATGAGTTCTTTTCGAACTAAAAATTTTAGGTGTTCTTTAAGGACACTGCAGTTTGTGTTGGTTTCATACATTAATTCAGTGAGTTTTAGGCTACGCTTTTGAGCCAAAATTTTTAAGATTTCTAAGTGGGTTTCCATTCTTGATCTGCGCATGTCCGTGGAACCTTCCTAATTATTTTTGTGAGATTTTTTTCATAACTTTCAGCCTAGAATAAAAAGCTGTTACAAGGTCGTCAACCAACATGTTTTGCATGTTTGGGTTTAAGTTTTGCATTTCAGTTTGGAAGGTCTGCATCATTACTGTTTTGATTTTTTCTCTGTTTTGAGTTAGTGCAGAGTTCATTTATTTGGGCTCCTAATTCTATCAACCAATCATGATTTTTTGTATATAATTAAATTATGAAAAAAAAATATTGATTAACAATCCATATATCTGATTTTAAAAATTAGATTTATTGTTATAAATAAAAAATTGATTCATTTCACGTAGGTTACTTTTTTTCGTTTTTGGTGCATTTTGGGCATTAAAGTTTTTTTTTAAAAAAAAAATCGGAACGATAAAATTTTGCCGAACTGTAATTATTTAGTTATTTAAGGTAATGGATTTTGTTTTAACAGGGGTCACATTGTTGAATTATAGAAAACTTGGATCTATCGAATGGAAGGTTTCTACTCTTGGATTTGGTTGTATGCGGTTGCCTGCCCGTAGAATTAACAGGTTGCGGGCTGATACTAAAAAGTCTGTAGATGTTATACGGTACGGAATTGACCAAGGAATTAATTACATTGATACTGCATGGCCATATCATCTAGGAGACAGCGAAAAAATTTTGGGGGAAGCCCTAAAAGAAGGCTATCGTGAACGGGTATTTTTGGTTACAAAGTTGCCCATGTTTATGGTTCGTAATGCAAAACATTTTGACAAGTACCTAACAAGTCAGATGAAACGTTTACAGACAGACTATTTGGATGGATATTTGTTTCATGCGTTAAGTTCCAGCTCATTTGAGAAACTAATAAAGTTAAATTTAATTAAAAAAATGGAAAAAGCCAAACAAGAAGGCTTTATTCACAGTATTGGTTTTTCGTTTCATGACACCTTGCCGGTTTTCAAACAAATTGTTGATTATTATCCATGGGACCTAACCCTTGTACAATACAATTACGTGGACACAAACGTGCAGGCTACAACGCAGGGCATAAAGTATGCTCACAGTAAAGACATTGCAGTCACGGTTATGGAGCCCCTCAAAGGTGGAACATTGGCAAATTTGCCGTCAGAAGCTCAAAAGATAATAGATTCAGCTCCAATTAAACGCAGTGCAGTAGATTGGGCGCTGCAGTTTGTGTGGAACATGCCTGAAGTTTCTGTTATTTTAAGCGGCATGAACACAAAAGAAATGATAGACCAGAATTGTACCAGTGCTGACCATTCGGGACCTAATTCGTTGACTGAACAGGACCTAAAAGTAGTAAGAAGGCTTGCTGAAGTTTACCGAGAAAAGCTGACTGTCCCGTGTACTGCATGTGGTTATTGCCTGCCATGTCCAGAAGGGGTTAATATTCCTCAAAATTTTGCTTGTTTAAACAATGTTTCTTTAGAAACCAGCCGCTTACGTCGAATAATGGCAAAACGAGCTTACAAAAAACTAGCCAACACAAAAGACAAGCTCAATAAAAACAACCTCAATGGAAACGCAAATCTTTGCATTCAATGCAATCAATGTGTACCAAAATGCCCCCAACAAATCAATATACCTCAACAATTAGAGACGGTCAAACAAAAACTAGGAAACGGTCTAATTTAATTCTTTAAAACAGTTGTAAACTATCAGGAAAATTTTTTTCTTAACATATACTCATTTGTCCCTGATTCATAGTGCCGCTTCTTTGAAGTGTAAAATGATTTCCATTATAATTTTGCAGAAGGTCAAGTCCAGTTTTCAAATTTCGGCAATCAGTTTCTTGTTTTTTATTGCATGGCTTTATTTTTTGCACAAATTTGGCAAACAGTCTTTTTTTGTTTGCGAGTTTTGTCAAATGCAACTGTTTCTCGTGAAGCCCGATAGGCATCATTATTCCATATTGCAAAAAATCCGTCTGTAAATGCATTTCCGAAACTCCATTTTTCGCTGTACACGCCACAACAGGGGAAAACGTTGCCGTCCCAGTTTATTACTGATCTAGTCCACAAAGATGAACAATCTTTGACAATTACATTTTTTCGTTTCCCTGAAGCTATAGAGTATGCAGAATATCGTTGGTCTTTGGGTAACCATTTTTTCACGTTTTCAAACTGAGATTTGGCGTCTAAAAAAAATCTTTGACTCATGTCACAAAGAAGTTTCGCCAACTCTAGGTAATCAACACCTACGTCTTCTGCTAACTGTTCCGCTTTAAGCAACTCTTTTTCGTTGAATTTTGTTACAAAAAACCTCCACTGCAACAAAGGCTTTCGAAGATTAAGAGCCCGTTTTTCTTTAATGATCTGTTTCAGGTTGCCAAACACTTTAATGAAATCGTTTCCGCGTTGATAAGTTTCAACAGTTTCTTGGCTTGCTCCATCCAAAGAAACCATCAACACGTTTAAGCCAGAATGCAATAGGTCATTGCAGATTTGGTCATCAAAAACGTTTAAGCTAGAACTAGTAGTCACAAAAATGTTGTGGCGTCTAGCATATCTTACCATTCTAAAAAAATCCTTGTTTAGAAAGGGTTCACCCCAATTGTACAACTCAAGTATTAATATGTAATCGGCGAGTTCATCAATTATTTTTTTATAGTTTTCAAAACTGAGAAAACCCTGAGGTAAACCTTGTTTTCGTTGTCCAGTTGGGCATAAAGAACAACGTAATGGGCAAAGGTTTCCAGTTTCGATTGTTAAGTAATATGGGAATCCTACAACATGTGCAGGCTTTAGTAACCGGTGTTGGAACTCAACTAGAAGAAAGTTAAGAATTGCCTTTGTTTTCCTTAGAATTCCAATCAAGTCTCGGGGCTGATCCTTAAGAAATAGTAAAAATATGCTGGACTCGTTTTTACCAAGCCTTAATTCTTTTGTACTCATTCTAAATAGACCCTTGGTCAGTTTTGTTACTATTGTTAACTTAAGTTTTTTTTATCCCATTATTTTTGATGATAGGTCATCTGCCGTATTGATTAACCATGCTTCATTCGATATTGGGGTTACCGGGGAGCCGTAGTTTTTTTCTTTGTGGTGGCTAGCAATAATGTGGATTAGTTGGTCAAGTTGCGAACCATTGATGTATTGGCTAGCTAGTTTTATTCCGTTTACTATGTGGTCGTGTTCTGCGATTATAGGCAGGGTATCTATTGCGCCGTCTACAAACTGGTAGCAGTTGATTTTTCCTATGTCATGCAAAATGCTACCTACAATTACTAAATCTGGATTTATTCGAATGCCGTCATCAAAAGTGTTTATCATGCCAAAACACAGCTCAATTATCTGTACGGTGTGCTCTAACAAACCGTGTTTGTATGCATGATGGAACCGTTTAGCTCCGGGGCATTCAAAATAGTATGGAAAATCTGACAATAATTGTTCAATATTGCTTCGTAGGTTCGGATCTCTGATTTGGCGGATATAATCTGACAGTTGTTGTTTTAGCTGCTCTACAGATTTTGAGGGTTGGCATTTCATTTTTCTTTCAGATAAGCGTTTGATTCCGTCGTGTCCGATGTACCAGTATTTTTGGTCCCAATCAAAACGCAGGTTGTATTTTTGTTTAAGTTGTTCTTTTAATGTTGATAGATTGTTTAGAATCCTTGGTACTTGTTCAATCAGAATTAGTCTGCTGCCTCGTTTTTCAAATCGTAAGTTGTGTTCTTGTACCAGCAGATTCAAGCTTGCCAAATTCTCTTCAAAGAACATGCTTTGTTTCACTCTGCACAAAATACGACAAACTAGTTTTAGTAGTTTGCCGGTAAAATAAAGAAACGAGGACCAAAAATGCAAAACAACAAGTCATCTGACATTAACAAATGGACAGACGAAAAACATGTCAATAATTACCTTGAAAAAATGGCAGACAATGTTCCGCACAAGAAAGAAGCCCTGTCTGTTTTGTTGGAACAAATCCCATCTAACGTAACTCATGTTTTGGATTTGGGCACAGGGGATGGCAGATTACTGTGGATGGTTTTGCAGTTAAACCCAAAAGCAAAGGGTGTAGCACTAGACTTTTCTGACCCTATGCTAAAGCGTGCCCGGAAACGGTTTGAAAACAACAATTCAGTTGAAATAGTAAAGCACGACCTAAACTTGCCTTTGCCCCTAAACCTTTGGAAAAAGTTTGATTTGGTTATTTCAGGGCTGGCTATTCATCATCTATTTGATGAACGCAAAAAACAATTGTACACAGAAATTTTTGAACTCCTCAAACCCAACGGCGTTTTTCTTAACATGGAACATGTAGCCTCTGCAACTCCCGAGTTGCACCAAAAATTCTTAACAGCAGTAGGGTTAACCCCTGAAACAGACGATCCCTCAAACAAGCTCTTAGATGTACACACCCAACTAGAATGGCTCAAACAAATCGGATACACCCAAGTCGACTGCCAATACAAATGGCTAGAAATCGCAATACTAACAGCAACAAAACCATAATAATGCAATTAAATCTATTTTTGTTGGGAGTTTTTGGCGAATCTACCATCGTCTCGTGTTGAAGGCAATTTGTTGATGTTTTTGGTCAGCCAGCCTATTTTTTCTGTGTTTCTGTGGTCAAAACTGGCTACGTAAGGTTTGATGTCTAACAAGGGGGTTCGTTTACCATGTTGACGTCTTGTATGTGGAGAATGTTTTTTTCAATTTTCATTAATCTTACTATTGAAATTCCAACAGGGTTGGGCCGAGAAGGACCACGGGTAGAAAACAGTCCGTGAAGTTTTTTGTCTAAAAAGGGTTTGCCTTGCAAAGAATATGGTTTAGCCAAATGGAAATGGTATATTAAAATCAGGTGAGAAAAGCCATCAAGGTCTTTTAATCCCTTTGTGTACTTTGGGTGTACTTCGATGGTTCCTTTTACTCCTTTGGCGGCAGCAGATTGTATCGAAACATCCTGAGGTTTGTCAAAAGGAGAGTGTACAACACAGGTTCAAAAATTGGTTTTGTTGTCCTTTAATTTTCAAGAAAAAAGACCTTTTTCAACAAAATATCCTTTAGTCAATTTTATGCAAATAAGTGCTAATCCACATATTATTAGAATAATACTTATAGTGAACTTGTCTGTCTCTCTGTTGGAAGCGTCGTCTGTTTCTGGAAATATTACTCCGGTTGGAATGCGCGAAGACTCTGTACCCATATTAGTTATGTGCACAGTAAATTCACCGCGTTCAGTGAAGTTAATTCGATTCGAGTAAGGAGTAACAACATCTTTTTCGAGTAACGTTTGGTTTCTTGGACCCTGCACAACCAAGTGAACATGTAAAACAATTGAGTCATCCATACCTAGTTCGGGGGGCATGCTGCTACCTGTTTGTAAAGTAGATCCTATAGTTAGATTTCCGGTACCAACTGGTGCTATATGGATGCTGAGGTTTAGTGTTTCGCTTGGTTCAACGTCTCCTAAAGAGGTAATTGAATAACGTGGAACATGGCTTGACCACGAATTTAGCAATACGACTAATCCAACGATGAGCACAATTAAACCCAGTCTTGAAATTTTCATTCTCGGACTTCAAACCTCCGGACAAAATAAACGAAACTTGGAAAAACGAGTATAAGGGCGTAGATAACTGTTAAAGTTGCAAAAATCCATATTGGCAAACTGCTCTCGAATGAGCCTGGAGGATATCTGACCCCAATTGTCCGGTCGAGAAGGACAAGTGGTGCTTTATAGGGGGTCAAAAAAAGAAACCCAGCTGTATTTCCGATAGTTTGTGTGTCTAAGGTGGTTATAAACCAAAAGAAAAAACCCGCGAGCATAGCTGTCAACGCCGACGGAATAGTGCGCTTAAGCATCAATGAAATTAACGTTGCTAACCCACCATAAAAAAGCAATGATAAAAAGGCAATAGGTAAGGCAACTATCGAAAATTGAATAACAAGAACAGGATTTGAGTAATAATTAAGCATTGAGAAAAAAAGGATAAAGCCCCACGAAAGAAATGTTAATGGAAGAATCACCGCTAGAAATTTCGTTGCGAATAGTGAGGAACGAGATATGGGTAAAGACAACATCGATTGCAATAACCCTTGTTCATAATCTCTTGCAAAGGACAGCGACATTAGAATAGAGCATAATATGATAAGAGGTTGCATCTGTCGGCTCATGATGGCGCTTACCCCATTAACTATCAATTCTTGAAATCCAAGTTGTGATTGGCTTTGAGCTCCTACCCAAACTAAAGTTTGGATTCCAGAAAATGATATTACAGCTAGCAAGACAACCGCTAGTTCCAAGATGGGTCTACTCCAGACTTTCTTCACCTCTGCTTTAAAAAAAGCTAAACTAGAGTTAACTCTCGCTGATTTTCTCATCTGAATCCTCCTCAATAACTGATTTAAAAACTGACTCTAAATCTTCCTTCAAAACTTTTACTTCATCTAGAGAAGCATGTGCTTGAGATATGAGCAAGGGTAAACGTTGCTTGAAATATTTAACATCGTTTACGGTAACGTATAAAGAAACTCCATTCATCGACAGTGTTTCGACATATTTTTCACGTTCGAGGAGCTTCAGTAACGAATCAGCTGGCTGTACGTTTACCACAAAAGTCTTAGAGGTTTTCTCACCAAGCATCTGTTCTATTGTACCCTCACGAATTTTCTGACCTTTATTCATCAAAACAAAATTGTCGCAGACTCTTTCCAATTCAGGTAATATGTGGCTTGAAATTAGAAATGAAACTCCATTTTTGCTGAGGTCTTTTATCACGTTCAGTAGTTTGGTGCGTCCCAGCGGGTCAAGATTTGATGTAGGTTCATCTAGAATTACAAGTTCAGGTTCACCTAAAAGCGCTTGCGCAAACCCAAGCCTCTGTCGCATACCTGCAGAATATCCACCAGTTTTTCTGCTTTGAGCATCTCTTTCAAGTTCAACAAGTCTTAAAACTCTTTTAATTTCAATTGAAGGATTAGAAATTCCTTTCAACTTAGCAATTAAACTGAGTTGGTCAAAGCCTGATAGGCTATCATAAAAGGCGCTTTTCTCATACAGAATACCAATTCGGCGTCGTATTTCCAAGGATTCTTTCCAGCAATTTAATCCAAACATATCTGCATTCCCAGTATCAGGCTTGATTAGCCCTAAACTCAGTCGTATCGTGGTTGTTTTACCAGCCCCGTTTGGACCTATGAGGCCATTAATCCCGGGGTATATCTTAAAACTAAGACCTCTTAGTGCCTGAGTTGAACCAAACTGTTTTGTTACTGACTCAAATTCACCAAGAACTTTGGAGCTAATTGCGTTCACCGCCTTTTTTAGATTTTGAAGTAAACAGTTTTCTGTGCTTTTCAGTTCTAACGCTACTACGAGATTTTTTCTTGGTGCGTTTGTAAACTAATACAGCAAAACCACAAAATACGGTAATTCCAGAAATAATTACAATTGTCCATATGAGAAGTTGATTGCTAATCAATTCAAAATCTAAGTTTTCTGAATATGAAATCAAATCGAAGGTTCCTCCCTGTATAAAATCTATGGACATTTTATCCAGAAGAACATCAGTGAGTTGCCCTACAGCCATATTGATTATGCCTGTTTTTGGGTCAAAACCTATCAACATGTGTCCTCCCGGCGTTGCAGATGAATTAGCTAGAACATCAGCCGAAATTACTTTTGAAATTACCTTGTAATCACCGATTGCTGTTAGAGGTTTACCTGTTTTCCAAACAGTTCCCTCTAGGGTTCGCCGTTCTGTTTGGTAAAGTCGAATAACATCTCCATCTATTAATAAATCTGGATCGATGAAAAAAATTGATGAAATCGAATCTATCATTAGTCTTCCATTTGAGATTGTTGCATTTTCAGTAGTCTCAATAAAAAAGGTCTCGAAATTAACAGATAAAGTGACCAAATATTGATCTCCACTTGTTTGATCCATCGAAAATGTTAATGACATATTCTTTGAAGTTAATGCATTACCATCGAAAAACACCAAAAGGAATGAGTCGTTTTCGTTTTGTAATTGACCCTTAAGCTGGACATAAAATGATGCGGGTAACTCAACTGAAGAACAGTGAACTATAACTGGAACAAAAATAAAAGAAAGAAAAAGGGAGGAAACTAGGCAACCCCTGAATAATCGTCTTACTATTAGCGAGTTCATATTGATCACAATACTTTGAAATATCCGCCTGTTGGCTCAGGGTCATACTGTGGATAGGACCATGATTCAGCTTCAGCATCCCATGTATCAAGCCATGAAGTATACCTCACTGTTACCCGTTCCCGTATGTTCATAGTATTCGTTTCATGAACGTAACCTAAACGGGTTGCAGTAACATCCCCGTTTGCCCAATAGGAATGCCATGCTTGAGATTCAGGATAATCTATTGTGTCCTGTGGTGTAGTGAACCATACCTCAACATAAGCAGCACAACCCCAAGTCGCGCCACCGCCTGAATGTGGAACGTACCAATATCCTGTTCCTGCATTAACGGGAATACACATCATGCATACTATAGCGAAAGTTATACTGGTGCATGAAGTAAACAGTAAAGGGTTTAGTTTTTTCATTTTATTTTCACCTCTTTTTTGTTGGTGACTTTTAGTCTGATATAAATGAACAAAAGCGTTTATCCAATTCAGACCCAATTCAGACCCAGCCTTGACTCAAATTTGAACTCGTACAACTTTCCACCCGATTCATGGGAGGAGCCACTAACAGAATCAACGTCTATACTATGCTGTTCATCTAATTCTTTATTATCATCCGAAGAAAGTCTTCTTATTATTTCTTTACCGTTGTGGGACAATCTGTAATATTTTATATTTCCAAAACTCGAGTTTTTAACCATACGATCTTTCATTAAGCGCTGAAGATGCCGCTGGACAGTCCACCAGTCAAGTTTTACATCTCGTGCTATTTGACTACAGTTTTTTGGTTGACAATGTAGTGATTTCATAATATTTCTTCGCGATTTAGCCCCTCGAGAAAGCGTTAATAATATCTGAATTCGTTCATTTTCATCATTTTCAGGATTTGTCAACAAACACACCCAAACATTTAAAAAATTATTTTAGTGATGATTTTTTTCATTTTCTTTGAAGATTCTAAATTTTTCTTTTTCTGCCCATTTATATCCGTGTTAAACAATAATACGATAATCCGCGTCCCCACGTGATAACTGCTATTACTATTTCGACGTAATTTATAAATTTTTTGCAAAAAAATGAATTCTAAAATACTTCTTATCTAAATTTTTGCAAAAAATTTACCATCAAATGTAAAACATGTTTTGTTGATGTTGAAATTCTGATGGATAATCATAAACAAGCAGGAATTAGTAAAAAGACGGCACAATAACCAAACCAACAAAAACTGAAACAGTAAACACTAACTCCAAAAGGTTCACACTTCTGTGCAGCATATTAGTTTACATATATATGATTGGGACATTGGTGCCTGTTTGGTGTTTTTGCCAGTTCAGGGTGCGGGTTGGATGATTTTTCCGCAGTTTGAACAGTGGAAGTGTTTTATGGCGTTTTGGCTGTTGTAGCCCGAGATTTTTGCGGTTTTTATGGGGGAATGTATAGTTGCAGTTTTTACATGCGTAAGCGGAGTTTTTTTGCAAATTTAGCTCTTGTAAAATTTTATTACGTTTTTTGCTACGGTTTTTGGGATACCTTGTTGTATTAGTTGGTTGTATAGTTTTATTGTGTCTTTGCAGGTAATCTTTATCAGTTTTGCGCCCAAATTTCATGGCACACACCTCACGGGCGCAGTCTCGCCCAAACCCACCAGCCGCACCTAATGGATTCCGTCACAAACATGGTCACACTGCGATAACCCAAATCACTGCTACCCTTAACCAACCCCTTAACCTTATCATACAACCCCAACGAAACATTCACCGAATAATAACCCTTAACAGGCATCTTTTTTCCCTTGTATTTACTGTGTAACTGTCAGTTGTATTCTTTCCTTTTTTCCTTCTTTCATTCCAATTATTCTTTACCTTCTTTTCCTTCAAAATAAAACAGGTACAACATCATGCCGGACCAAATCATCAAAAGTAAGCAAAATCACATCCAACCGACAAGTAACAATCCCCAAAGAAATCATGAAACGCCTCAAACTAAAAACAGGCGACAAAATAGTCTGGATACAACAAAACAACAACATCACAATCAAAAAAGGAAAAATAATATCTGAAGAGTAAACAG
This window harbors:
- a CDS encoding NTP transferase domain-containing protein, with the protein product MREAIILAGGEGWRLKPATWVPKPLLKINNKTLIDHQITWLRSHGFDNIIVASNRSDLTKEPVKYSIEEESLGTGGATRKAFQDVKGKVAYVMNVDDLVFYDPNELFDYAGKGAGLLLAKPQIPFGKVTLANGIDVIRFQARQTLDFYVSTGHYVFKRSVVESLFPETGDFEFTAMQRIADKKSLQGYTYHGMWFTLNTMKDLMDIRRFFKE
- a CDS encoding flavodoxin family protein, coding for MKILALIGSPRQGGNTDLLVNRLLDGAKSNGYDTEKLYLYDYNISLCTDCRNCKKGDYVCCINDEMSTFYDAMESADVIVFGTPIYWYGPTAKMKMLIDRMRPFVENKKLAGKRAVIVSPSAEGPVACEPMQDMFERMFVYIKVKLAGTVFGKAYNKGDITKDQTELGKAYTLGASL
- a CDS encoding MBL fold metallo-hydrolase encodes the protein MNNTKTVLIVILVFALFSYNIPLTYPEAETNVTIHFIDVGQGDSIFIDTHEKDVLIDAGSKSATQTVLNYLANLNITHIHLVLATHAHEDHIGGLVGVLNSNITIDTVLYNNQTYTSATYTNFVSAAQPHNLTVAQRGQIYILTQTTNLTVLNPVQPLEFSHQNDNSIVTKLQTGNISFLFTGDAETPAENSMLISSVSSLQCDVLKIGHHGSKTATSQTLLDITNPKYAIISAGLNNKYGHPHNETLQTLETKNVTTYCTINSGSIVIQTTGNDITFLDNPTPIIIPEIPQTLVLLVLAVTLTVAVFCKQKRTKTNNKF
- a CDS encoding ArsR family transcriptional regulator; translated protein: MRRSRMETHLEILKILAQKRSLKLTELMYETNTNCSVLKEHLKFLVRKELIVENSLKNKNIVYDVTEQGLMVLKHFNELETILSKTKTKPVKIQTIL
- a CDS encoding aldo/keto reductase, translated to MNYRKLGSIEWKVSTLGFGCMRLPARRINRLRADTKKSVDVIRYGIDQGINYIDTAWPYHLGDSEKILGEALKEGYRERVFLVTKLPMFMVRNAKHFDKYLTSQMKRLQTDYLDGYLFHALSSSSFEKLIKLNLIKKMEKAKQEGFIHSIGFSFHDTLPVFKQIVDYYPWDLTLVQYNYVDTNVQATTQGIKYAHSKDIAVTVMEPLKGGTLANLPSEAQKIIDSAPIKRSAVDWALQFVWNMPEVSVILSGMNTKEMIDQNCTSADHSGPNSLTEQDLKVVRRLAEVYREKLTVPCTACGYCLPCPEGVNIPQNFACLNNVSLETSRLRRIMAKRAYKKLANTKDKLNKNNLNGNANLCIQCNQCVPKCPQQINIPQQLETVKQKLGNGLI
- a CDS encoding SPASM domain-containing protein: MSTKELRLGKNESSIFLLFLKDQPRDLIGILRKTKAILNFLLVEFQHRLLKPAHVVGFPYYLTIETGNLCPLRCSLCPTGQRKQGLPQGFLSFENYKKIIDELADYILILELYNWGEPFLNKDFFRMVRYARRHNIFVTTSSSLNVFDDQICNDLLHSGLNVLMVSLDGASQETVETYQRGNDFIKVFGNLKQIIKEKRALNLRKPLLQWRFFVTKFNEKELLKAEQLAEDVGVDYLELAKLLCDMSQRFFLDAKSQFENVKKWLPKDQRYSAYSIASGKRKNVIVKDCSSLWTRSVINWDGNVFPCCGVYSEKWSFGNAFTDGFFAIWNNDAYRASRETVAFDKTRKQKKTVCQICAKNKAMQ
- a CDS encoding HD domain-containing protein — translated: MFFEENLASLNLLVQEHNLRFEKRGSRLILIEQVPRILNNLSTLKEQLKQKYNLRFDWDQKYWYIGHDGIKRLSERKMKCQPSKSVEQLKQQLSDYIRQIRDPNLRSNIEQLLSDFPYYFECPGAKRFHHAYKHGLLEHTVQIIELCFGMINTFDDGIRINPDLVIVGSILHDIGKINCYQFVDGAIDTLPIIAEHDHIVNGIKLASQYINGSQLDQLIHIIASHHKEKNYGSPVTPISNEAWLINTADDLSSKIMG
- a CDS encoding class I SAM-dependent methyltransferase produces the protein MQNNKSSDINKWTDEKHVNNYLEKMADNVPHKKEALSVLLEQIPSNVTHVLDLGTGDGRLLWMVLQLNPKAKGVALDFSDPMLKRARKRFENNNSVEIVKHDLNLPLPLNLWKKFDLVISGLAIHHLFDERKKQLYTEIFELLKPNGVFLNMEHVASATPELHQKFLTAVGLTPETDDPSNKLLDVHTQLEWLKQIGYTQVDCQYKWLEIAILTATKP
- a CDS encoding ABC transporter permease, whose amino-acid sequence is MRKSARVNSSLAFFKAEVKKVWSRPILELAVVLLAVISFSGIQTLVWVGAQSQSQLGFQELIVNGVSAIMSRQMQPLIILCSILMSLSFARDYEQGLLQSMLSLPISRSSLFATKFLAVILPLTFLSWGFILFFSMLNYYSNPVLVIQFSIVALPIAFLSLLFYGGLATLISLMLKRTIPSALTAMLAGFFFWFITTLDTQTIGNTAGFLFLTPYKAPLVLLDRTIGVRYPPGSFESSLPIWIFATLTVIYALILVFPSFVYFVRRFEVRE